TTAAACCCATCACCAGTGATTGCACTAAAATGTACGAAAACGTCGTCTCCGCCTTCTCTTTCGATAAATCCAAAACCCTTTTCTGCATTAAACCATTTAACTGTTCCTGTTTGCACTGTAAAACCTCCAAAATTATCACATTTTATTAAGAGGATCAATCACTTCGAATTGATACCTCTATTATAAAATGTGAATCGACTAAATATATTATACCGCATTTCCACAGTTTGTAAATTAAACTTTGTGTTAGATCAGCTTGTTCAATTTTAACTGGATTG
This Ammoniphilus sp. CFH 90114 DNA region includes the following protein-coding sequences:
- a CDS encoding cold-shock protein yields the protein MQTGTVKWFNAEKGFGFIEREGGDDVFVHFSAITGDGFKSLDEGQRVQFDVEKGQRGPQATNVVKL